One genomic window of Gigantopelta aegis isolate Gae_Host unplaced genomic scaffold, Gae_host_genome ctg3052_pilon_pilon:::debris, whole genome shotgun sequence includes the following:
- the LOC121391879 gene encoding solute carrier family 43 member 3-like encodes MGINLTANPRLRMLYVVCGVIEIMLFSGLIFGWGSLVYVLKDEGIYADLCDCTDNCTYGNTKTTSTTTTTPVTATNLTPTIGGDVKGKVCKEQDSMLSLVFTVASLFFCVGSAVMGHINYKFGTRVTRICASLALVAGCLMVAFVSVDLPWLIFPGLSLVGAAGSPWLVTNIQISILFTTGSSTVVGLLCGAFDCSAVIQLIVKLAYENGFSRQNSYLVLVGLHSMVLVNTFLFLPKDFIFKNVIQNDAEVELIVNQDGQNGTVEVFDMEKNKTDPELGEDKEENAISKEAENTSNEKDSGKRTLKSCMLSSAYLLHVFWLCILQLRFYYYFSSLNPWINNILDGDKNQVSFYTNISLYFILGGIITSPLAGIVYDWQKRIFKNKRSEKCRQLMPSVFPLTLAVVLAIVLSVLTLIPVEEILYLTFTTLTIFRSFLYAMAVAFVSEMFPNEYFGLMFGVLLVAGGIFGFLQFALFQWAEATDFDQVIIFLLVLICTSFVHPAYQWYTSRRMERLANGDKAGLPMDTIRASEGTNPEPEDAKTKSEDTKTEPEDTKTEPEDTKTEPKDTKTEPEDTKAEPEDTNPEPEDAKTKSEDTKTELEDAKTEPEDTKTEPEDTKTDPEDTKTEPGDPKTEPEDTKTEPEDTKTDGMICVKL; translated from the exons ATGGGCATTAACCTGACGGCGAACCCTCGCCTGCGGATGCTGTACGTGGTGTGTGGGGTCATCGAAATCATGCTCTTCAGCGGTCTCATCTTCGGCTGGGGCTCCCTCGTCTACGTCCTCAAAGACGAGGGCATCTACGCCGACCTCTGCGACTGCACCGACAACTGCACCTACGGCAACACCAAGACCACGTCCACGACGACGACGACTCCTGTTACTGCGACGAACCTGACCCCAACGATCGGCGGTGACGTTAAAGGGAAAGTGTGTAAAGAGCAGGACTCGATGCTGTCGCTGGTGTTCACGGTGGCGTCGTTGTTCTTCTGTGTGGGAAGCGCCGTCATGGGACACATCAACTACAAGTTTGGAACGAGAGTCACACGCATCTGTGCTTC GTTGGCACTTGTTGCTGGTTGCTTGATGGTAGCTTTCGTCAGTGTTG ATCTACCATGGTTAATATTTCCAGGACTTTCATTGGTTGGAGCAGCAGGTAGTCCTTGGCTAGTCACAAATATACAG atTTCCATCCTGTTCACGACTGGTAGTTCTACGGTGGTTGGATTGTTATGTGGCGCCTTCGACTGTTCAGCTGTCATTCAACTTATTGTCAAg CTTGCCTATGAAAATGGTTTCTCTAGACAGAACTCCTACTTGGTGCTGGTTGGACTGCACAGTATGGTTCTAGTGAACACTTTCCTCTTCCTGCCAAAGGATTTCATCTTCAAGAATGTAATTCAGAACGACGCAGAGGTCGAGCTCATTGTTAACCAAGACGGCCAAAACGGGACAGTCGAAGTGTTCGATATGGAGAAGAACAAAACGGATCCTGAATTAGGAGAGGATAAAGAAGAAAATGCCATTAGTAAAGAAGCAG agaATACAAGCAATGAGAAAGATTCTGGCAAACGTACGCTAAAGAGTTGTATGTTGTCCTCTGCTTATCTGCTACACGTCTTCTGGCTGTGCATTCTACAGCTgcgcttctactactacttcagCTCTCTCAACCCGTGGATTAACAACATCCTCGATGGAGATAAGAACCAAG TGAGTTTCTATACCAACATCTCACTTTACTTCATACTGGGCGGTATCATAACATCACCACTTGCTGGCATCGTATACGACTGGCAGAAACGAATATTCAAAA acAAACGATCCGAGAAATGTCGGCAGCTGATGCCTTCTGTCTTCCCTCTGACGTTAGCAGTTGTTCTAGCCATTGTTCTCTCTGTCCTCACCCTCATCCCGGTGGAGGAAATCCTTTATTTGACCTTCACGACACTGACGATATTCCGATCCTTCCTCTACGCAATGGCGGTTGCCTTTGTCAGCGAGAT GTTCCCTAATGAGTATTTTGGCTTGATGTTCGGAGTCCTACTGGTTGCTGGCGGGATCTTTGGTTTCCTCCAGTTTGCCCTCTTTCAGTGGGCAGAGGCAACAGACTTTGATCAG gTGATCATATTTCTTCTTGTGTTGATATGCACGTCGTTTGTGCACCCAGCTTACCAGTGGTACACCAGCCGTCGAATGGAGAGGCTGGCTAATGGGGACAAAGCTGGGTTGCCCATGGATACGATAAGAGCATCCGAGGGTACTAATCCTGAGCCCGAGGATGCTAAAACCAAGTCCGAGGATACTAAAACCGAGCCTGAGGATACTAAAACTGAGCCTGAGGATACTAAAACCGAGCCCAAGGATACTAAAACTGAGCCCGAGGATACTAAAGCAGAGCCTGAGGATACTAATCCTGAGCCCGAGGATGCTAAAACCAAGTCCGAGGATACTAAAACCGAGCTCGAGGATGCTAAAACTGAGCCCGAGGATACTAAAACCGAGCCCGAGGATACTAAAACCGACCCCGAGGATACTAAAACCGAACCCGGGGATCCTAAAACTGAGCCTGAGGATACTAAAACCGAGCCTGAGGATACTAAAACCGATGGCATGATTTGTGTTAAGCTATAG